A part of Brassica rapa cultivar Chiifu-401-42 chromosome A05, CAAS_Brap_v3.01, whole genome shotgun sequence genomic DNA contains:
- the LOC103868999 gene encoding uncharacterized protein LOC103868999: MELELPKRLYAEGSEPRVKKINNSCRMELIRDLKKAMCAEYDDVKRDPVFTHIMAIAENDLKFSGKLVDSFICRQLITSKLHEKWFVFARTPLRFSLQEYHAVTGLKITRETNSDVVKWKNDGGFWSNLLHTGGKITLQSIRKVHLQEVHTWTRLDRMRLIYLCVIVGVVMGRDEKVSIPHMYIKLVMDFDKVRKFHWGLHSYDFLLSSIEKARKKLGKKESYIFEGFSYALQIWIMEAILDFGEILGRRVSDSFKGPRCGNWKGVAKVSYEDIIELEDSLTNKDNFFSVISVTGNGDVFLDAQYTREGEMEDERVDLVLERIRNKYDWSSTDWPVLDPEESKMEEPDSHDRGSEADKSVDHTDVVADEETSSVQVAGKGKRKFLDEGAETRKKKVLCKRSAEKFLTFGPETKSFIEGLIRTSVTSLGDVLSMQMANMERVFTERMGKMEIEVSQLKDAISLTGEGSYPSKKETEEAPLNSKAKQAPPKSKGAQAPPKSKGAEAPPKRKGDQPTPTKKDGKKIATETNDFDFGLSTQDLRDLSQATFVDGFDLSQVKAETSSKSKPFNMAPLQWNDEEMDRTKEDSPDAALVFFREEDWEKVRTWSTSST, translated from the exons ATGGAGCTTGAGCTACCCAAACGATTGTATGCAGAGGGTTCAGAACCTCGGGTTAAGAAGATCAACAACAGTTGCCGCATGGAACTTATCAGAGATCTGAAGAAAGCTATGTGTGCCGAGTATGATGATGTGAAGAGAGATCCAGTTTTCACACATATCATGGCTATTGCCGAAAATGATCTCAAGTTCTCTGGGAAACTAGTGGATAGCTTCATATGTAGGCAGCTGATTACCTCAAAGCTGCATGAGAAGTGGTTTGTTTTTGCGAGGACGCCTCTCCGGTTTTCGCTTCAGGAGTACCATGCCGTGACAGGCCTCAAGATTACACGGGAAACTAACAGTGACGTAGTGAAATGGAAAAACGACGGGGGTTTTTGGAGTAACCTACTGCACACAGGTGGTAAGATCACCTTGCAGTCGATCAGAAAGGTTCATCTACAAGAAGTTCACACCTGGACTCGGCTTGATAGGATGAGGTTGATCTACTTGTGTGTAATAGTGGGTGTGGTGATGGGGAGAGATGAGAAGGTGTCCATCCCTCATATGTACATCAAGTTGGTGATGGATTTTGACAAGGTTCGGAAGTTCCATTGGGGTCTTCACTCGTATGATTTCCTGTTGAGTTCGATTGAGAAGGCTAGGAAGAAGTTGGGTAAGAAGGAGAGCTACATTTTCGAGGGTTTCTCCTATGCTCTCCAGATTTGGATTATGGAGGCAATTCTAGATTTTGGAGAAATTTTAGGCAGAAGAGTCTCAGACAGCTTCAAAGGTCCAAGGTGTGGCAATTGGAAAGGAGTTGCAAAAGTTTCTTATGAAGACATCATTGAGCTCGAGGACTCCTTAACTAACAAG gataacttcttctcggTCATATCAGTGACTGGTAATGGTGATGTGTTTCTAGAtgctcagtacacaagggaggGTGAGATGGAAGATGAACGAGTGGACCTTGTTTTGGAGAGGATCAGGAACAAGTATGATTGGAGCAGCACAGACTGGCCAGTTTTAGACCCTGAAGAGTCTAAAATGGAGGAACCCGACAGCCATGATAGAGGGTCAGAAGCTGATAAGAGCGTGGATCATACGGATGTTGTAGCAGACGAGGAGACCTCTTCGGTTCAGGTTGCAGGAAAAGGCAAGAGAAAGTTTCTTGATGAAGGAGCAGAGACAAGAAAGAAGAAGGTGCTGTGTAAGCGATCAGCAGAAAAGTTTCTGACTTTTGGTCCTGAAACTAAGAGTTTCATTGAGGGTCTTATCCGCACATCTGTCACTTCATTGGGAGATGTGCTCAGTATGCAAATGGCGAATATGGAGAGAGTGTTTACAGAGAGGATGGGGAAGATGGAGATTGAGGTTTCACAGCTCAAGGACGCAATCAGTTTGACTGGTGAAGGAAGCTATCCTAGTAAGAAAGAAACTGAAGAAGCTCCACTAAACAGCAAAGCCAAGCAAGCTCCACCTAAGAGCAAAGGCGCTCAAGCTCCACCTAAGAGCAAAGGCGCTGAAGCTCCACCTAAGCGCAAAGGCGATCAACCTACTCCAACAAAAAAG GACGGGAAAAAGATTGCTACAGAAActaatgattttgattttggattGAGTACACAAGACTTGCGGGACCTGTCCCAAGCTACATTTGTTGACGGTTTTGATCTGTCTCAAGTGAAAGCTGAGACGTCAAGTAAATCGAAACCGTTTAACATGGCTCCACTGCAGTGGAATGATGAGGAAATGGATCGAACCAAAGAAGACTCGCCAGATGCCGCGTTGGTGTTTTTCCGTGAAGAGGATTGGGAAAAAGTTAGAACTTGGTCAACTTCCTCTACGTAA